One genomic segment of Polyodon spathula isolate WHYD16114869_AA chromosome 17, ASM1765450v1, whole genome shotgun sequence includes these proteins:
- the LOC121330147 gene encoding NPC intracellular cholesterol transporter 2-like isoform X1 encodes MFSQQEDMAYRALALVLASLVAVSVAEPIKYLDCGSVVGKISSVDVSPCLKQPCELVKGESYTVNVTFSSDAASQTSKAIVHGVIAGVPVPFPIPNEDGCKSGIQCPIQQQKTYSYINQLPVKTEYPSLKLVVEWELRDDNNKDYFCFKFPVQITS; translated from the exons ATGTT CTCACAGCAAGAAGACATGGCTTACCGCGCTCTGGCTCTCGTCCTCGCTTCTCTAGTCGCGGTCTCCGTGGCAGAACCGATTAAATATCTGGACTGTG GTTCTGTTGTTGGTAAAATCAGTTCTGTTGATGTGAGTCCATGCCTGAAGCAGCCTTGTGAACTGGTCAAGGGAGAATCTTACACCGTCAACGTGACCTTCAGCAGTG atGCAGCAAGTCAGACAAGCAAAGCCATTGTGCATGGAGTCATTGCTGGCGTTCCTGTTCCCTTCCCAATTCCAAACGAAGATGGCTGCAAATCTGGAATCCAGTGCCCAATCCAGCAGCAGAAAACCTACAGCTATATCAACCAGCTGCCTGTGAAGACAGAGTACCCTTCG CTTAAGCTGGTGGTGGAGTGGGAACTGAGGGATGACAATAACAAAGACTACTTCTGCTTCAAGTTTCCAGTCCAGATCACGAGCTGA
- the LOC121330147 gene encoding NPC intracellular cholesterol transporter 2-like isoform X2 has product MAYRALALVLASLVAVSVAEPIKYLDCGSVVGKISSVDVSPCLKQPCELVKGESYTVNVTFSSDAASQTSKAIVHGVIAGVPVPFPIPNEDGCKSGIQCPIQQQKTYSYINQLPVKTEYPSLKLVVEWELRDDNNKDYFCFKFPVQITS; this is encoded by the exons ATGGCTTACCGCGCTCTGGCTCTCGTCCTCGCTTCTCTAGTCGCGGTCTCCGTGGCAGAACCGATTAAATATCTGGACTGTG GTTCTGTTGTTGGTAAAATCAGTTCTGTTGATGTGAGTCCATGCCTGAAGCAGCCTTGTGAACTGGTCAAGGGAGAATCTTACACCGTCAACGTGACCTTCAGCAGTG atGCAGCAAGTCAGACAAGCAAAGCCATTGTGCATGGAGTCATTGCTGGCGTTCCTGTTCCCTTCCCAATTCCAAACGAAGATGGCTGCAAATCTGGAATCCAGTGCCCAATCCAGCAGCAGAAAACCTACAGCTATATCAACCAGCTGCCTGTGAAGACAGAGTACCCTTCG CTTAAGCTGGTGGTGGAGTGGGAACTGAGGGATGACAATAACAAAGACTACTTCTGCTTCAAGTTTCCAGTCCAGATCACGAGCTGA
- the LOC121330148 gene encoding GSK3-beta interaction protein, translating into MSRESECDLSQEESMEVDCNHCVFEDSSELRDLDAADVKDMRLEAQAVVNDVLFAVREMHVAHSLQNAVDVAHINVETREGNRYCLELTEAGLRVVGYAFDQVDESMMTQYHETVYSLLDSLSPAYREAFGNALLQRLERLNQNGR; encoded by the exons ATGAGCCGGGAGAGTGAGTGCGATTTATCTCAGGAGGAG AGCATGGAAGTGGACTGCAACCACTGTGTGTTTGAAGACAGCTCCGAGCTGAGGGACTTGGACGCCGCAGACGTGAAGGACATGAGGCTGGAAGCACAGGCTGTGGTGAACGATGTCCTTTTTGCTGTCAGGGAAATGCATGTCGCCCACAGCCTGCAAAATGCCGTGGACGTGGCGCACATCAACGTGGAGACGAGGGAAGGGAACCGGTACTGCTTGGAGCTCACGGAGGCAGGGCTCCGG gtggTGGGGTATGCCTTCGACCAGGTGGATGAGAGCATGATGACCCAGTACCACGAGACGGTTTACTCCCTCCTGGATTCTCTCAGCCCAGCCTACAGAGAAGCGTTCGGAAATGCTCTGCTGCAGAGACTGGAGAGGCTGAATCAGAACGGACGATAG
- the lrrc57 gene encoding leucine-rich repeat-containing protein 57, whose translation MGNSALKTHLETSQKTGVFQLTGKGLLEFPEDLQRLSSNLRTVNLSDNKIEVLPPFIGVFLVLKSLTLNCNKLTSLPEEIGKLRKLETLHLNGNRLQSLPASVGGLAALRTLGLSANRFREVPAGLGMLRHLDLLDLSRNRIQTVPASVGELQAIEINLNQNQISTVSPEVSRSPRLKVLRLEENCLELSSVPLSLLSQSQVSLLALEGNLFEIKMMRDLEGYDKYMERFTATKKKFA comes from the exons ATGGGAAACAGCGCACTCAAGACGCACTTGGAGACTTCCCAGAAGACAGGGGTGTTCCAGCTGACTGGGAAAGGGCTGCTTGAG ttcccGGAGGACTTGCAGAGGCTCTCCAGTAACCTGCGCACAGTCAACCTGTCTGACAACAAGATTGAGGTGCTGCCGCCCTTCATCGGAGTCTTCCTCGTCCTCAAGAGCCTCACCCTCAACTGCAACAAACTCA CGAGCCTGCCTGAGGAGATAGGGAAGCTCCGGAAGCTGGAGACGCTGCACCTCAATGGTAATCGGCTGCAGAGCCTGCCTGCCTCTGTGGGGGGCCTGGCAGCACTGCGCACCCTGGGACTCTCTGCAAACCGCTTCAGGGAGGTGCCGGCTGGGCTGGGCATGCTGAGGCACCTGGACCTGCTGGACCTGTCCCGCAACCGCATCCAGACCGTGCCGGCCTCTGTGGGGGAGCTGCAGGCCATAGAGATCAACCTGAACCAGAACCAG ATCTCCACGGTGTCCCCTGAGGTGTCCCGTTCGCCACGGCTCAAGGTCTTGCGTTTGGAGGAGAACTGTCTGGAGCTGTCCTCCGTGCCCCTGTCGCTGCTGTCCCAGTCTCAGGTGTCACTGCTCGCCCTGGAGGGGAACCTCTTCGAGATCAAAATGATGAGAGACCTGGAGGGCTACGACAAG TACATGGAGCGCTTCACTGCCACCAAGAAGAAGTTTGCCTGA